Proteins from one Ornithobacterium rhinotracheale genomic window:
- a CDS encoding nucleotide pyrophosphohydrolase has product MSLKQAQQQVDEWIKNHGVRYFNELTNMAQLTEEVGEVARIIARRYGEQSEKESDKNKDLGEELADVIFVAICLANQTGTDIDAAFQRKMELKTKRDHDRHANNPKLRS; this is encoded by the coding sequence ATGTCTTTAAAACAAGCCCAGCAACAAGTAGATGAATGGATAAAAAACCATGGCGTTCGCTATTTCAATGAGCTCACCAATATGGCACAGCTCACCGAAGAAGTAGGCGAAGTGGCACGCATTATTGCACGACGCTATGGAGAGCAAAGCGAGAAGGAATCAGACAAAAATAAAGATTTAGGCGAAGAGTTGGCAGATGTAATTTTTGTGGCAATTTGCTTGGCTAACCAGACAGGTACAGATATCGATGCTGCCTTTCAGCGCAAAATGGAACTCAAAACCAAAAGAGACCACGACAGACACGCCAATAACCCAAAACTCCGTTCTTAA
- a CDS encoding DUF4254 domain-containing protein has translation MNLTKNAWKIFEQSIKDYHLKDDVYATLNNPYESSSLDHLLYRKNWIDTVQWHLEDIIRDPEISPEEALKIKRWIDQSNQERTDTVEYIDSWFLNELKAIKTSPEAKINTESPAWAIDRFSILALKIYHMREEANRADASEEHRKKSQEKLDVLLTQKEDLGTAIEELITDLQNGTKKMKVYKQMKMYNDEEFNPVLYKK, from the coding sequence ATGAATTTGACGAAAAACGCTTGGAAAATTTTTGAACAAAGTATTAAGGATTATCATTTAAAAGACGATGTTTACGCTACGCTCAACAATCCATATGAAAGTAGTAGCCTAGACCACCTATTGTATCGCAAAAACTGGATCGATACTGTACAATGGCATCTAGAAGACATCATTCGTGACCCTGAAATTTCGCCAGAAGAAGCTTTAAAAATCAAACGCTGGATCGACCAATCTAATCAAGAAAGAACAGACACTGTTGAATATATCGACAGTTGGTTTTTGAACGAATTAAAAGCTATTAAAACCTCACCAGAAGCTAAAATAAACACCGAAAGCCCTGCATGGGCAATTGATCGTTTTTCTATTCTTGCTTTGAAAATTTACCACATGCGAGAGGAAGCTAATCGTGCTGATGCGAGCGAAGAACACCGCAAAAAATCTCAAGAAAAACTTGATGTGCTTTTAACCCAAAAAGAAGATTTGGGCACTGCTATTGAGGAACTTATTACTGATTTGCAAAATGGCACCAAGAAAATGAAAGTGTACAAGCAAATGAAAATGTACAACGACGAGGAGTTTAACCCAGTTTTATACAAAAAATAA
- a CDS encoding DUF4837 family protein: MGILFNHNKNLGFAKFPFFLIIILLFVSCGKKSESSEPYRKPSSGPINLVSVFASDDLYKEIKPTLEDSLLFGRVFPGIYYPAEIMFGSRHFEENTLDRFNSTRLILNLKLGAPEFIAEKNKFAKPQGYVEVHGNNAQEIADLLHKNQDSIINLYRWADRAFLLESYISKAKASTPNLDAMGVSLLIPKDYQIASAEKNFVWYRKDQVNTITNRDAKNNLVNKSSFDIINILVYKVPFNKPNLDLQEFIKISDSITGLYTEGGKEPKFEYIKNGNDSMRVEVKDHVMVEKNPAFMDSYDFTPLPSPAPNVLAYESQGWWSMTLSQMGGPYTSKILLDQKNHTLYIAQAILFAPLNQGKSKKRDYLTTMEGLFTTFKLKQ, from the coding sequence ATGGGAATTTTATTCAATCACAATAAAAATTTGGGATTTGCAAAATTCCCATTTTTTTTAATCATCATTTTGCTTTTTGTATCTTGTGGCAAAAAGTCTGAAAGTTCTGAGCCCTACAGAAAGCCATCATCTGGACCAATCAACTTGGTTTCGGTGTTTGCTAGCGATGACTTATACAAAGAAATTAAACCTACACTTGAGGATTCTTTACTTTTTGGTAGAGTGTTCCCGGGCATTTACTACCCTGCTGAAATCATGTTTGGCTCTCGCCATTTTGAGGAAAATACGCTCGACCGCTTCAACTCTACTCGATTAATTTTAAATTTAAAGCTAGGTGCGCCTGAGTTTATTGCTGAAAAAAACAAGTTTGCAAAACCGCAAGGCTATGTAGAAGTGCACGGAAATAATGCTCAAGAAATCGCCGACCTTTTGCATAAAAATCAAGACAGTATCATCAATCTTTATCGCTGGGCTGATAGAGCTTTTTTGCTTGAAAGTTATATTTCTAAAGCCAAGGCAAGTACGCCTAATTTAGATGCTATGGGCGTCTCTCTTTTGATACCAAAAGACTACCAAATTGCAAGTGCTGAGAAAAACTTCGTTTGGTATCGCAAAGACCAAGTCAATACAATTACCAATCGTGATGCTAAAAACAATTTAGTCAATAAATCATCCTTCGATATCATCAACATTTTGGTGTACAAAGTTCCGTTCAATAAACCTAACCTTGATTTACAAGAATTCATCAAAATTAGCGATTCTATCACAGGACTTTACACCGAGGGCGGAAAAGAGCCCAAATTTGAATACATAAAGAATGGAAACGACTCCATGCGAGTGGAAGTGAAAGACCATGTAATGGTGGAAAAAAATCCAGCTTTTATGGATTCTTACGACTTTACGCCTCTGCCTAGCCCTGCGCCAAATGTATTGGCATACGAGTCTCAAGGATGGTGGTCTATGACGCTCTCTCAAATGGGAGGACCATACACAAGTAAGATTTTGCTTGACCAAAAAAATCACACACTTTATATCGCGCAAGCTATTTTATTTGCACCGCTTAACCAAGGTAAGAGTAAAAAGAGAGACTACCTCACTACCATGGAAGGATTATTTACAACATTTAAACTGAAACAATGA
- the tatA gene encoding twin-arginine translocase TatA/TatE family subunit has product MLATVFLGMLGWNEILIIGLIILILFGGRKIPELMKGLGTGIKEFKDATKEENKTKEEKKEEINQQ; this is encoded by the coding sequence ATGTTAGCAACCGTATTTTTAGGTATGTTAGGTTGGAATGAGATTCTAATCATCGGTCTTATTATTTTGATTCTTTTCGGGGGTAGAAAAATCCCTGAATTGATGAAAGGATTAGGCACAGGAATTAAAGAATTCAAAGACGCGACTAAAGAAGAAAACAAAACCAAGGAAGAGAAAAAAGAGGAAATTAATCAACAATAA
- a CDS encoding murein hydrolase activator EnvC family protein, translated as MKKLILFILLLCVGIGNAQYNKEKLRRESRALQNQIAKLNKSLNQTRSESKKSILYLKQLKDKISAQNQLVNTTAKEKQAIDDEIYLSQLAINKYKRELTELKKEYKSVLVNAYVNKSLQNKVLFILSARNFTEAFRRIEYLEKYSGFQGQKAEEISQKQAAIEKEKAQQQKARNEKEVLLAQREVLKENMLREQEEQNKILAEFKKNENEISAQIKDKEKQNKALEAKIQAIIQEEIRIAKAKAEAERKAREEAARKERERLARLEAERKAKAEAERKAAIAAAKAKAREEGKNQATEVAKVEKKYEEINKVAEEKSKAEVAKTYENRTSNEALSSNFTSNRGRLPWPVASGEVVGRFGTQPHPLLPQTTVNNAGVKIATKKGSPVRAVFDGVVSRVISIQGGNKAVMISHGNYFTVYNNLSTVNVSQGQKVSTRQNIGTVYTDPDNNTILDFQIWNGTSKQNPASWISGM; from the coding sequence ATGAAAAAACTAATTCTATTCATATTACTGCTTTGTGTGGGTATCGGAAACGCTCAGTACAACAAGGAAAAGCTGAGAAGAGAAAGCCGTGCCCTGCAAAATCAAATTGCAAAACTGAACAAAAGTTTGAACCAAACTCGTTCCGAGTCCAAAAAATCAATTCTTTATTTAAAACAGCTGAAAGATAAAATTTCGGCACAAAACCAGCTAGTGAACACAACGGCCAAAGAAAAACAAGCAATTGACGACGAAATTTACCTCTCACAATTAGCCATCAACAAATACAAGCGTGAACTCACTGAACTTAAGAAAGAATACAAAAGTGTACTCGTGAATGCGTATGTAAACAAATCACTCCAAAACAAAGTACTTTTTATACTTTCGGCAAGAAACTTCACGGAAGCATTTAGAAGAATCGAATATTTGGAAAAATATTCTGGATTTCAAGGGCAAAAGGCTGAAGAAATTTCACAAAAACAAGCCGCTATAGAGAAAGAAAAAGCTCAACAACAAAAGGCTAGAAACGAAAAAGAAGTCTTATTGGCGCAACGCGAAGTCTTAAAAGAGAACATGTTGCGTGAGCAAGAAGAGCAAAATAAGATTTTAGCCGAATTTAAGAAAAATGAAAATGAAATTTCTGCTCAAATTAAAGATAAAGAAAAACAAAACAAAGCACTAGAGGCTAAAATCCAAGCCATAATTCAAGAAGAAATTCGCATTGCAAAAGCCAAAGCAGAAGCGGAAAGAAAGGCACGAGAAGAGGCCGCACGAAAGGAACGTGAACGCCTTGCGCGTTTAGAAGCAGAAAGAAAAGCGAAAGCCGAGGCAGAAAGGAAAGCTGCTATTGCTGCTGCCAAAGCTAAGGCACGAGAAGAGGGTAAAAACCAAGCAACAGAGGTGGCTAAAGTGGAGAAAAAATACGAGGAAATCAATAAAGTAGCAGAAGAAAAATCAAAAGCGGAAGTTGCCAAAACTTATGAAAATCGCACAAGCAACGAGGCACTTTCAAGCAACTTTACCTCAAACAGAGGTCGCCTACCTTGGCCAGTGGCAAGCGGTGAAGTTGTAGGACGATTTGGAACTCAGCCACACCCGCTTTTACCACAAACTACCGTAAACAACGCAGGGGTAAAAATTGCCACTAAAAAAGGCAGCCCCGTGCGTGCCGTGTTTGATGGCGTAGTTTCGCGAGTAATCTCTATCCAAGGCGGGAACAAGGCTGTGATGATCTCGCATGGGAACTACTTTACTGTCTACAATAATTTAAGTACAGTAAATGTTTCGCAAGGGCAAAAAGTAAGCACTAGACAAAACATCGGTACCGTATATACCGATCCAGACAACAATACGATTCTAGATTTCCAAATCTGGAACGGAACATCGAAACAGAATCCGGCTAGCTGGATTTCTGGTATGTAA
- a CDS encoding DUF4292 domain-containing protein encodes MKRLLTYILPLTLILSACGPQKNVVKARGEAKEQTLTTFYAKYDSQLPKFKQVQIKSKIHTDMNGKNLNANLRLYIKNQERIWANASILGITGARINITPSKVQGYSVLSKEYVDSNFDYFNDLLKVNFITYDRLQQLLLGQLFLIGTPQDYSLETTDDNQYILSYDKNAEIEKSPKKNQYIHNFYLDSNYRLRKVEVKDPTSQTNIEVTYDEWQKFNDQNFPSFVKISINGKQKDLIELDYTNFVFEENNPPFNIPSGYKEKKIN; translated from the coding sequence ATGAAAAGATTACTCACCTATATTCTTCCGCTTACGCTGATTTTGAGTGCATGTGGACCGCAAAAAAATGTCGTGAAAGCGAGAGGCGAAGCCAAAGAACAGACTTTGACTACTTTTTATGCTAAATACGACAGCCAATTACCTAAATTTAAGCAAGTTCAAATCAAATCAAAAATTCATACCGATATGAATGGTAAAAATTTGAACGCCAATTTGCGTCTATATATTAAGAATCAAGAAAGAATTTGGGCAAATGCCTCAATTTTAGGGATCACTGGTGCAAGAATCAACATCACACCTAGTAAAGTGCAAGGATACAGCGTTTTAAGCAAAGAATATGTAGATAGTAATTTTGATTATTTCAATGATTTATTAAAGGTAAATTTCATTACCTATGATCGTTTGCAACAACTACTTTTAGGTCAGTTATTTTTAATCGGCACTCCGCAAGATTACAGCTTGGAAACTACCGACGATAATCAGTATATTTTGAGCTACGACAAAAATGCTGAAATCGAGAAATCGCCTAAAAAAAACCAGTATATTCATAATTTTTATTTAGACAGCAATTACCGATTGAGAAAAGTAGAAGTGAAAGACCCGACTTCACAAACCAACATCGAGGTAACTTATGATGAGTGGCAAAAATTCAATGATCAAAACTTCCCGAGCTTTGTTAAAATTTCAATAAATGGAAAGCAAAAAGACCTCATTGAATTAGATTACACTAATTTTGTTTTTGAAGAAAATAATCCACCATTTAACATTCCGAGTGGATACAAAGAAAAAAAGATTAATTAA
- the dut gene encoding dUTP diphosphatase translates to MKIKIINKSKHSLPEYKTEGAAGMDLYANLNEPITLQPLERALIPTGLFMEIPKGYEAQVRPRSGLALKHGLTCLNSPGTIDSDYRGELGVILANVSNEPFTVNDGERIAQLVIAKHERAEWELSETLSDTSRGDGGFGSTGKK, encoded by the coding sequence ATGAAAATTAAAATAATCAACAAATCAAAGCATTCGTTGCCAGAATACAAAACAGAAGGAGCCGCAGGCATGGACTTATATGCCAATCTAAATGAGCCAATTACGCTGCAGCCACTTGAGCGAGCTTTAATCCCTACAGGGCTTTTCATGGAAATCCCGAAGGGGTATGAGGCGCAAGTGCGACCAAGAAGTGGTTTAGCCTTAAAACATGGGCTCACATGCTTAAATTCTCCTGGAACTATTGATTCCGATTATCGTGGCGAATTGGGCGTGATTTTGGCAAATGTTTCCAACGAGCCTTTTACGGTGAACGATGGCGAACGCATTGCTCAGCTCGTGATTGCAAAGCACGAACGCGCAGAATGGGAATTGAGCGAAACGCTTTCGGACACCTCTCGCGGCGACGGTGGCTTTGGTAGCACGGGTAAAAAATAA
- a CDS encoding lipopolysaccharide biosynthesis protein, which translates to MYKRLISETVIYGIGAILPRLINFALTPYYIKELDTVEYAVFTNLYALISFVNIVLTFGFETAFFRFAAESDQKMKALNTSSIFLFFNALLFLIICMVFDQGIANMLDFSSHPEYIRWFGWIAFFDTLCVIPFAWLRFNNRPIRYSAVRVTSSIVQTLLVLSLFIVIPLEVSYSFGLRDKVSFPFFSNLFGSLISFLLLSPIVAKVNFKFDIGLFKRMIKYAYPVMLAGLAFMVNENLDKAMQRFVISDTHAGAYGGCYKLAVLMTLFVTAYRLGVEPFFFKQMEKADARKTYARVTEYFVIAASFAALALIANIGWLKELFIRDRAYWVAIDIVPIIVIANLFFGIYYNMSTWYKVTDRTQMGTIISWAGAGVTILMNLLLLPYFGFMISAWATLLAYFVMMCLSYILGQKYYTIPYRMKKILLYLGLCIAFSVISYVVFSANFWISNLLLIIYGGIIFVIEYKTLQLKLNR; encoded by the coding sequence TTGTACAAAAGACTTATTAGCGAAACCGTAATTTATGGTATTGGGGCAATTTTACCAAGGCTTATAAATTTCGCCCTTACACCATACTACATCAAGGAATTGGACACAGTAGAATATGCTGTTTTCACTAATTTATATGCTTTAATTTCGTTTGTGAACATCGTTTTGACCTTTGGATTTGAAACAGCTTTTTTCCGATTTGCGGCAGAATCAGACCAAAAAATGAAGGCCCTCAACACTAGCTCCATCTTCCTATTTTTTAATGCCTTATTATTTTTAATCATCTGTATGGTTTTTGACCAAGGAATTGCCAACATGCTTGATTTCAGCTCTCACCCAGAGTACATTCGCTGGTTTGGCTGGATTGCATTTTTCGACACCCTGTGCGTCATTCCGTTTGCGTGGCTACGATTCAATAATCGCCCCATTCGCTACTCGGCGGTGCGCGTAACCTCATCGATTGTACAAACGCTTTTGGTTTTAAGTTTATTCATCGTAATTCCGCTAGAAGTTTCCTATTCATTTGGCTTAAGGGATAAAGTTTCGTTTCCGTTCTTTAGTAATCTTTTTGGCAGTTTAATTTCGTTTTTACTGCTTTCGCCTATTGTGGCTAAAGTGAACTTTAAATTTGACATAGGTTTATTTAAACGAATGATTAAATATGCTTATCCTGTAATGCTAGCAGGTTTAGCTTTTATGGTCAATGAAAATTTAGACAAAGCCATGCAGCGATTTGTAATCTCGGACACGCACGCAGGAGCCTATGGTGGCTGCTACAAATTAGCCGTTTTGATGACGCTTTTCGTTACCGCTTATCGATTAGGCGTTGAGCCGTTTTTCTTTAAACAAATGGAAAAAGCCGATGCCCGAAAAACTTATGCCCGCGTGACAGAATATTTTGTAATCGCCGCAAGTTTTGCAGCCCTAGCCTTAATTGCAAACATCGGCTGGCTGAAAGAATTATTTATCCGAGATAGAGCTTACTGGGTAGCCATCGATATTGTTCCGATTATTGTAATTGCCAATCTATTTTTCGGAATTTATTACAACATGTCCACTTGGTACAAAGTTACCGATCGCACTCAAATGGGAACAATCATTTCATGGGCAGGAGCTGGTGTTACGATACTTATGAATTTACTTTTATTGCCCTACTTTGGGTTTATGATTTCCGCTTGGGCAACGCTACTCGCCTACTTTGTAATGATGTGCCTGAGCTACATCTTAGGGCAAAAATATTACACAATACCCTACCGAATGAAAAAAATTCTCTTATATTTAGGGCTGTGTATAGCATTTAGCGTTATAAGCTATGTAGTATTTAGTGCCAATTTCTGGATAAGCAATTTGTTATTAATTATTTACGGAGGCATTATTTTTGTCATAGAATATAAAACACTACAATTAAAATTAAACCGATGA
- a CDS encoding NAD(P)H-dependent glycerol-3-phosphate dehydrogenase: MKSLYLYLHMETFTSNLRVGVLGSGSFGTAIVKILCENLPKVNWCVRNTYTRNYIQQECRNPNYLSSVEFDVEKLQLTTSVNQLVRNSDVIIFVVPSIYLLDALKDLNQSLKNKIVVTAIKGLIPQQGRIITDYLKEELKVPEENLGVIAGPCHAEEIALERLSYITVGFTDPRKAYIAKRILTCDYVNVNASEDVYGIEHAAVIKNTFAIAAGIAHGLGYGDNFQAVLMSNAIREMKKYLKKISPVKRNVNDSVYLGDLLVTGYSYFSRNRMLGTMIGKGYTVKSALMEMNMVPEGYYATEGIQQIAKANELKMPILKAVYKILYQNKTPQKQFGKLTKKLD; the protein is encoded by the coding sequence ATGAAATCTTTATATTTGTATTTACATATGGAAACTTTTACATCGAATTTACGCGTAGGCGTATTAGGAAGCGGTAGTTTCGGGACTGCAATTGTAAAGATTTTGTGCGAAAATTTACCAAAAGTGAATTGGTGTGTGCGAAATACTTATACACGAAATTATATTCAGCAAGAGTGCCGCAATCCCAATTATTTGTCATCTGTAGAGTTCGATGTAGAAAAGTTACAGCTCACTACCAGTGTAAATCAATTAGTTCGCAATAGCGATGTCATAATATTCGTGGTTCCTTCAATCTATTTGCTCGATGCATTAAAAGATTTAAACCAATCCCTAAAAAATAAAATTGTAGTTACGGCAATTAAAGGTTTAATTCCTCAGCAAGGTAGAATTATTACAGATTATTTAAAAGAAGAGTTGAAGGTTCCAGAGGAAAATTTAGGGGTAATTGCAGGGCCATGCCACGCAGAAGAAATTGCACTCGAAAGACTTTCTTACATCACGGTAGGGTTTACCGATCCACGAAAAGCCTATATTGCTAAAAGAATTCTCACTTGTGATTATGTAAATGTAAACGCTAGCGAAGATGTTTATGGGATAGAGCATGCAGCAGTCATCAAAAATACATTTGCCATCGCTGCAGGAATTGCTCACGGGCTAGGATATGGAGATAACTTTCAAGCCGTGCTGATGAGTAATGCCATTCGCGAGATGAAAAAATATTTAAAAAAAATCAGCCCTGTTAAGCGAAATGTTAACGATTCGGTGTATTTGGGCGATTTGCTCGTAACGGGATATTCTTATTTTAGCCGAAATCGTATGCTCGGAACCATGATTGGAAAAGGCTACACCGTGAAATCTGCGCTCATGGAAATGAACATGGTGCCAGAAGGCTATTACGCGACAGAGGGGATCCAGCAAATAGCGAAAGCTAATGAATTGAAAATGCCTATATTGAAAGCGGTATATAAAATTCTATACCAAAATAAAACTCCTCAAAAACAATTCGGTAAACTTACCAAAAAATTAGATTAA
- a CDS encoding anaerobic ribonucleoside triphosphate reductase yields MIQSVIKRDGRIVGFNEEKICTAIRKAMLHTDAGADEPLIQKIANHIACASKEQMSVEEIQDQVEMHLMKSPRKDVAKKYITYRDQRNIARKAKTRDIFLEIIETKSNDITRENANMNADTPAGMMMKFASESTKPFVDDFLLTEPVRSAIKNAYIHIHDKDYYPTKSLTCVQHPLDKILQEGFNAGHGESRPAKRIETASMLACISLETVQNEMHGGQAIPAFDFYLAPFVRSSFIEELKTLETLYGQDFSHLYQKEFKDYLFKELDGLQGEERVLQHAMNKTTERVHQAMEAFIHNMNTIHSRGGNQVVFSSINYGTDTSAEGRCVIRELLRSTYEGVGNGATAIFPIQIWKKKRGVSYLKNDPNYDLYKMACKVTAKRFFPNFLNLDADFNQHEKWQENDPKRYLYEMATMGCRTRVFENNFGEKTSVGRGNLSFTTINIVRLAIECMNIEDEEKRISAFFEKLDKMLVLTAQQLHERFEFQKTALAKQFPLLMSKLWVGSEEISPNDTIEAVINQGTLGIGFIGLAECLVALIGKHHGESEEAQALGLKIVSHMCDKTKEFTQQYQHNYSLLATPAEGLSGGFTRRDRKAFGELKGITDREFYTNSNHVPVYYKCSAAHKAEIEGSYHALTRGGHIFYVEIDGDATNNPEAIMRIVDMMDANNIGYGSVNHNRNRCLDCGYENAEKDLTRCPKCDSERIDKLQRITGYLVGTTNRWNNAKLSELNARVTHD; encoded by the coding sequence ATGATACAATCTGTAATCAAAAGAGACGGGAGAATCGTAGGTTTTAACGAAGAAAAAATATGCACTGCGATTCGCAAAGCTATGCTACACACCGATGCAGGCGCCGACGAACCTTTAATCCAAAAAATTGCCAATCACATCGCTTGTGCTTCTAAGGAGCAAATGAGTGTGGAAGAAATTCAAGACCAAGTCGAAATGCACTTGATGAAAAGTCCGCGCAAGGATGTAGCCAAAAAGTATATCACTTATCGCGATCAGCGAAACATCGCCCGAAAAGCTAAAACCCGCGATATTTTCCTAGAGATTATAGAAACCAAATCCAACGATATTACGCGCGAAAACGCCAATATGAACGCCGATACGCCTGCGGGGATGATGATGAAATTTGCCAGCGAGAGCACCAAGCCGTTTGTAGACGATTTTTTATTGACGGAGCCTGTGCGCTCGGCGATTAAAAATGCGTATATCCACATTCATGACAAAGATTATTATCCCACCAAAAGTTTAACCTGCGTTCAGCATCCTTTAGACAAGATTTTGCAAGAAGGATTCAATGCGGGGCACGGAGAATCTCGTCCCGCCAAGCGAATTGAAACGGCGAGTATGCTTGCTTGTATTTCGCTTGAAACGGTGCAAAACGAAATGCATGGCGGACAAGCCATTCCGGCGTTTGATTTTTATTTAGCACCTTTTGTTCGCTCGAGTTTTATCGAAGAATTAAAAACGCTTGAAACACTTTACGGACAAGATTTTTCGCACCTTTATCAAAAAGAATTCAAGGATTATTTATTCAAAGAATTAGACGGATTGCAAGGCGAAGAGCGAGTATTGCAGCACGCCATGAATAAAACGACTGAGCGTGTGCATCAAGCCATGGAAGCTTTTATCCATAATATGAACACCATTCATTCTCGTGGTGGAAATCAAGTGGTCTTTAGCTCCATAAATTATGGTACAGATACTTCGGCCGAAGGTAGATGCGTGATTCGTGAATTGCTACGAAGCACTTACGAAGGCGTGGGAAATGGTGCCACGGCGATTTTCCCGATTCAGATTTGGAAGAAAAAACGCGGCGTGAGCTATCTTAAAAATGATCCAAATTATGATTTATATAAAATGGCGTGCAAGGTAACGGCAAAACGCTTTTTCCCGAATTTTTTAAACTTAGATGCGGACTTTAATCAGCACGAAAAGTGGCAAGAAAACGACCCTAAACGCTACTTATATGAAATGGCAACAATGGGCTGCCGCACACGCGTGTTTGAAAATAATTTTGGCGAAAAAACCTCGGTGGGTAGAGGTAATTTGTCTTTTACAACGATTAATATCGTGCGCTTAGCCATTGAGTGTATGAATATTGAAGATGAAGAAAAACGAATTTCGGCATTTTTTGAAAAATTAGATAAGATGCTAGTGCTTACTGCACAACAATTGCACGAGCGATTTGAATTCCAGAAAACAGCTTTAGCAAAACAATTCCCACTTTTGATGTCTAAATTATGGGTGGGCAGCGAAGAGATTTCGCCAAATGATACCATAGAAGCCGTCATTAATCAAGGAACTTTAGGTATTGGATTTATTGGCTTGGCGGAATGTTTGGTGGCGTTGATAGGAAAACATCACGGAGAGTCCGAAGAAGCACAAGCATTAGGCTTAAAAATCGTAAGCCATATGTGCGATAAAACCAAAGAATTTACCCAGCAATATCAGCATAATTATAGTCTATTGGCAACGCCTGCCGAAGGGCTTTCGGGGGGATTCACGCGCCGAGATCGCAAGGCTTTTGGTGAATTGAAGGGAATTACCGATCGAGAATTTTATACCAATTCAAATCATGTGCCTGTGTATTATAAATGTTCTGCGGCGCACAAAGCTGAAATTGAAGGGTCGTATCATGCGCTCACTCGTGGCGGACACATCTTTTATGTGGAAATCGATGGAGATGCAACGAACAATCCAGAAGCAATCATGCGAATTGTAGATATGATGGATGCTAATAATATTGGGTATGGTTCAGTGAATCACAACAGAAATCGTTGTTTAGATTGTGGTTACGAAAACGCTGAAAAAGATTTAACGCGTTGCCCAAAATGCGATAGCGAACGCATAGATAAATTACAACGAATTACAGGTTATCTCGTTGGAACCACCAACCGATGGAATAATGCTAAATTATCTGAGCTCAACGCGCGTGTAACGCATGACTAA
- the nrdG gene encoding anaerobic ribonucleoside-triphosphate reductase activating protein: protein MTKEISVLKIIEGTCVDGVGFRTSIYAAGCGFRCKGCHNPQSWCIENGVWTPVGDLLEIVAKNKFDDVTFSGGDPLFQVEGFSLLAKKIKAETGKNIWCYTGYTFEKIIQNPNLAQILPYIDVLVDGNFILKLKNEDLPFRGSENQRLINVPKSLKRGEVIVLELDNEI, encoded by the coding sequence ATGACTAAGGAAATTTCAGTTTTAAAAATCATCGAAGGTACTTGCGTAGATGGGGTAGGTTTTCGTACATCGATTTATGCGGCGGGCTGCGGTTTTCGCTGCAAGGGCTGTCACAATCCGCAATCTTGGTGTATAGAAAATGGCGTGTGGACTCCAGTGGGAGATTTGCTCGAAATTGTGGCGAAAAATAAATTTGATGATGTCACTTTTAGTGGTGGAGACCCTTTGTTTCAAGTTGAAGGTTTTAGTCTTTTAGCTAAAAAGATAAAGGCAGAAACAGGCAAAAATATTTGGTGTTACACGGGCTATACTTTCGAGAAAATAATTCAAAATCCGAATTTAGCCCAAATTTTACCTTATATCGATGTGCTAGTCGATGGGAATTTTATCCTGAAATTAAAAAATGAAGATCTGCCTTTTCGTGGTAGTGAAAATCAACGATTAATCAATGTTCCCAAATCGCTGAAAAGGGGAGAAGTGATAGTTTTAGAGTTAGATAATGAGATTTAA